One genomic window of Choloepus didactylus isolate mChoDid1 chromosome 27, mChoDid1.pri, whole genome shotgun sequence includes the following:
- the PGLYRP1 gene encoding peptidoglycan recognition protein 1 yields the protein MPHHCALLTWVLFPLLGLGAAREEDCSLPIVPRKEWQALPSLCTQSLSQPVRYVVVSHTAGSTCNSPALCEQQARNVQFYHKQKLGWCDVAYNFLIGEDGLVYEGRGWDIKGDHSGRHWNPIAIGITFMGNYMERLPPTRALRAAQSLLACGVAKGALNPNYEVKGHRDVQQTLSPGDQLYQIIQTWPHYRE from the exons ATGCCCCACCACTGCGCATTGCTCACCTGGGTCCTCTTCCCCCTCCTCGGGCTCGGGGCGGCTAGGGAAGAGGACTGCTCCCTCCCCATCGTGCCCCGGAAAGAGTGGCAGGCCCTCCCATCGCTGTGCACCCAGTCCCTGTCCCAGCCTGTGCGCTACGTGGTGGTGTCACACACTGCGGGCAGCACATGCAACAGCCCTGCCCTGTGCGAGCAGCAGGCCCGGAACGTGCAGTTCTACCACAAGCAGAAGCTGGGCTGGTGCGATGTGGCCTACAA cttcctGATTGGAGAGGACGGGCTCGTGTATGAGGGCCGAGGCTGGGACATCAAGGGCGACCACTCGGGCCGCCACTGGAACCCCATAGCCATTGGCATTACCTTCATGGGCAACTACATGG AGCGCTTACCCCCGACCCGGGCCCTCCGGGCGGCCCAGAGCCTGCTTGCTTGCGGGGTGGCCAAAGGAGCCCTGAACCCCAACTACGAGGTCAAAGGCCACCGGGACGTGCAGCAGACGCTCTCCCCTGGCGATCAGCTCTACCAAATCATCCAGACGTGGCCTCACTACCGCGAGTGA